One Dioscorea cayenensis subsp. rotundata cultivar TDr96_F1 chromosome 19, TDr96_F1_v2_PseudoChromosome.rev07_lg8_w22 25.fasta, whole genome shotgun sequence genomic window, ACATGTGATAACTGATAATCATATGGAAGGGCGATATCTTGAGTGCTTACCAATAGCTAAGTAAGAGcgaattatttttatataattttttttatttgctatttTAAGTGAAAGAATGACAAAACAAACAGCACAGATAGCATAGTTTCATCCAACTTAGTTAACACTGGAATGAACTCAGATTAATATATCAATAACAAATACatgaatctatatatatatatatatatatgaaaatcagAGTAAATTTTATCAGAacattctcttttctttgttcCCCCCTCTTTTCTAATGTCCAAATGCAATCAAAGGATGGAAATTGATGCAGCGAAagcacaaaacaaacaaaccaaaaagaaaattaacaaaaattctataaaaaaaatctattttctttgttttccccctttttcaatcaaatttatcCACACATTTCCTTGCCTTAACTTCTCCTACTAATTTTCTCAATCCaatcaaacaaaagacaaacaaaagcACTTCAAAACCCAGACACACCATCAAACAACAAGACAAATCcaataaacaaaaccctaaaatccAAATCAGAGAAAAGCCAATACCTGAGAGATTCACTCCGGAAAAAGCGATAGGACGGCGAGGGACAACGAAAGAAGGTGATGGGTAGCGAGAAACGGAGAACACCGGAGATAGTCTGACGCCACCAAGGACGGCAGTAGCCGTGCACGCCGTCACCGCCATGAAACCCCACGCGAGCTTTCTCTCTCGTTCTCTCTGGCTCTCTCGTGGCCGGTGttgacctctctctctctctctctttctctcactcgTTCTCTGGCGCTTTGATTAGTTTCGGATGTGGACTAGGTGGTCAAGAGAAGCTCTTATCATACACATTGACACGTGGCAGCTAAGGACGGCTCTGATTGGATGTGAGCCTATCCTCAGAATCTAGTGGAGTGCCTTTCCCTTTTGTTTTAGGCCTTTGCTTTTTCTACCTTCCTTCCTAAATATCCATTgaaatattcattttatttatttatttacttttatataaaaGAATTCGACATGATTGACcaattttccaaataaaataaaataaatatataataaataataagttttttttcataaaatttctcaaaaatccCTCAAAGGTTTTTAGTTTTGGAGTAGTTTTTATCACTGATTTAAAAACCAGACCGGACCAGCCAGTTCAACCAATTCAACAAGTAATTGCCCGGTAAACCGGTGCGATTAGTCATATAAAACGCTAAATAACTGGACCGGCTAGTTCAACTGGTTCAACTGGTGAACCAATGAATCGGTTGGACCAGACcgactaatttattaatttaaattatttaattagtttatttattttataattaaaaacttaaataaagttaataaactcattaactCAGTCCAAATTAGTAGTAGAGTgtatacttgtattttattttattcctcattttttattgttgttgttgttgttgttgttgttggatacttgtatacttgtattttatttaattctttattttttaatatttgttgtatagttgtatccttgtatatttgtattttgaaaattttaattttatgtaaagttgagactttgtgaccttataaaggtaatttaactctgcaatatgtaattttgtattttttttattattttttccttatttttgaaattatctttttacttattttttaatatttttaatattttaaatatttatttatttgaaaaaattaaatcaggTTGAACCGActggttcaaccggttcaaccggttggaCCAGAATCGGTTGCCTAACCGGGTCAATAACCGGTCCGGTTATtaaaatattggtttttatagatttttttcatgtaaacttttgacttcaattttttaaaaattctaaaaacacCTCTATTGTTGATGGCTAATGAGTGCATGCCCatataaacattttatatatacCCTATTTGCATAATTAACTTGTTTTTTAGCATGTAATTGTGTGTAATTCAATACTATTTTGGGTATTTGTGTTTAATTGTGGAGGCAAATAGGTGTTGGGGGCAAGAGAATGAGATTTGAAATGAATACGACGCAAAATGAGCTCAACCGCATTGTAGCACAGGAAGCACGGTCAGaaagcacgcccatgcttcAGCCTCTACAAATCACATGATTTAGTTGAATTTTTCATCTAAAGAGAAGCACGGTTTCAAGGGCCAGAGCACGGCCATGCATAGGGAAGCACGGTCGAGAGCATGCCTGTGTTTCCACCCAGTGCCGATTATAGGAGTTTTCACAAGACAAGAAACACTAGAGCAAGGCTCTGAGCATCGTCATGCTTATGGAAGCACGCACGTGCTTTCACCCATGCAGATTATAGGTTCTCTATTCTTCGTGCCCAAAACATATCCCAAGACATCCCATAAAGAGCATGGTAAAGAGTACGCTCGTACTTCTATCGAGAACAGCTTTTTTAAGCCCAAAGTTAGGGTTTCGAAAAGGGAGGCTATTCTTATTCTTCTGGATGGTGGCTACGACTTCTCCATCGAGCAATTGGAGGTAGATCAAGGATGAATGAACACTAAGGGAGTGGAGTGAAGTCAGTGTCAACTTCATTGGGCATTTAATGACGAGATTTGGGAAGCAAGAAGAGAGTTCATAGATTCTTCTTTGTTTACTTGCTTATATCTTTACTTGTTTTGTAAGACCATGAAGGGTTAATAGTCATTTGGTGCCCCAGGATATGAACCTTGACTTATAATGCTTTGATCTCCTAATGTTTTGACTATGCTATTTTCTTGTGATTCCTTCTATGTTTTATCCTGTAATGCAAAACTTCGATGTGTATGATTGTCCTAGTTGTAGttacaaaactcgatgtgtaggTTGTCATAGTTGCATtggcaaaacttgatgtgtatttTTGCCATAGTTGTAATTGCAAAACTCAATATACATGTTTGCCATAGTTGTATCTTGGGCAGCTAGGTGATGATTGAGAAATCCATCTGGTTAGAGCACACATAGGAGAAAGGGGTCGAGTGCGTGCCTAGAGATAAGGCTTATGGTGTCGAATCCTTCCATTTAGGGTTTTCCCCTTGGTCAAAGAAGACGTACTGGATAGTTAAAATAAGAGTCATTGCATTTGTCGAGGGGAGTAGTCTTGGGTGCTGCTCTTCCGATCAAATTTTCACCCAATTTCTAGTCTCTATCTAATTCTTTCctcttttttgttattttagtttcttagtTAGAGTTTCACAAACCTTTCGTTTCAGTTAGATAGTAGAAAATCAATGAGTAATTAGAGATTTTCaatccctatggatttgactaccagATGCACTTGGGTACAATATACTACTTCCTACAATTCATACACTTGCAGATACGCAAGGGGCGTATCAATGACACTGTCATCGGTAAGGGGGTGAGCTCACCCTCTCTGATAGGttccaacttggtgaagaagaaggagatctaAATGATGGCCCGGTCTTCACGACGTATgatctaggttgagggataactagctACGAACAGCCGGGGATAGATGCGACCGATACGTTGATGAGAGACGATCCGAAGCTTCAAGAACTCTGACCCGCTGTCCGAACAATCACaaaaccacaaaccaaaaacTAATTTACACAAAACACCCAGAAGCATAGAGCACGAATTAGTAGAAAACCGAAACTTTCCTCTCGCGAATCagggagaactcacaagaacaatggtagtaagacaactcttatttcgtgaataataatcaaagttctatctttcaaaagagaaggtacaaggctatttatagccgacataaacttgggatacaagaaaactatcttattaaaattatatatgaaatcaatctaaaaatagaaaatgaaaattttctaggaaaacaatctaaaaataggaaaataaaattagctagagaatcaatctaaatatgggaatagtatCCCGTGGGTAATATAGCACGTGAAGATGGCAGGCGAATTTCTCCACTCTTAATCTTGGAATGTTTGATTTCCTGAttgatttggatttgattttttttttctttcagaaattgggttggtttaggaaagagatattttgggctgatttgtcataaaaggaaACCACATTTCCCTTTGTTTGTGTGGGGCCAGCGAAGATAGGCACAGTTTTCTTCTTGGACGTGCatgtgagtgtgaggcccacatgtggcgTAGCTACAAATGTTTCTCTCTTactatcctcttgtttgactaagtctggaattatgtcctcacttctggtacacctaagtacaattaaggtagaaaaaattggaaacaccaccatatcaatataatttaaaaaataagcttaaCTTAGCGTTCAtctggttttggatttgtttagcacgAGTTCGTGTAATTAGTCCTTGATATGCTTTCTCTTCTATACCAGCTAAAGTATTACTATTTAtaggtggtgtagttggcataggagtgatgtcctcatcaCTCTCTGACCCTGCTACTTTCGGGCATACGCAGGCATGAACAGGAGCAAACTCACCCCCACTTCAGCATGTCTGCAATTGACATGAATAGGGTGAGCTCAACCCGACTCATACACACCTAGGCTTGAATGTGAGGGATGAACTCGGCTCTTACAACACTTGCTAGTTGGGGCCACTGCATCGACTCACTTGCACTTGACATAAATAAGGGGAACTCGTCCCCCTCTCTAATGTGCCTACCCTGAGGCTCTTCTGAGTTCAAATCAGTACTAGTTCTACTATTGTCTATTGGTGCAAGTGCCAGTAAGTAATGTTAtgaacatacatacatacatacatacatacatgcatatatatatatatatatatgttaatctAATTTCTTCCAgtagataattaaaaatacgaagaaaaaaaattacttatttaggtatttattattttgcaagaGGCTATGGAACCCTTGAAGAGCTTTTTGAAGTGATTAGTTGGGCACAATTGGGCATACATAACAAACCCGTAATTTGAACTCAATGCTCTATATACacaattgaaattataaaaaagaaaataactaacTTATACTTTGTTTCAGATTGGATTGCTGAATGTTGACGGATACTATAACTCGCTTCTTTCATTCATCGATCAGGTTCTAGAAGAAGGTTTTATCAACCCAAATGTACGGCATATTATCATCTCTGCTTCGAATGCAAAAGGAAGTTATTGAGAAACTCGaagtaatatttaataatttttaaagttaaattaCTCAATGTTCTATCTCAACCATTATTGGTGATTTTCTTGGATTGGATTGTGATTATAAGAATACTCCCCATGTCATGAAGAAATTGCAGCAAAACTAAATTGAGAGTTTGAGCACCTTAGATAATGCTAGATCAGTGGCCTCTCTACTCAGAAAGAAAGATATGAAGAACAACATTATGAATGGTTTCTGGCCTAactagatgatgaagaagaagaagaccattGACAACATTGTCTCAAATAATTACTTCATCTTATGTAAgatcaaaatcatatatatatatatatatatacaagattttgaagctatatatatatatatatataaactcagcTTTTCTACCacgttaataaaaaaatataatttaaaaaaaatcaaaatactaaattaaatacaaataaccCTTCACTTAAGCAAGATGCAAgcagaaaagaaatgaaacccTATTCTAATtctttaacataataataaatattattaaatatgtagattatatatttttaccaaattatttattatgtacTCTTTATAATAcaatttactaataaatttaatatttttttttcaaatataaagacaaactatttctaataaaaaaaaattacttataaatataaaataataataataataaataatatatatcatttacagGGCATTGTAAAGCCAAACTTACTTAACATATACAAACTCGCAGCATAAGCACGGACCTCtaccctaatattaattatatcaattgaattcatatttaaaagtaaatgattttaaaaaaaattagggatataaaaaataggaatttttttttaattaattatgtaatttCAGTCTTTTTAGcccttctaatatttttaggtacaattaagtcctcatatttgatcattCGAGTCCactctaatatttttaggtataattaagtccttataatttaCACTTACTCATCCACACTACGGACTCGAATGACCAATTtgactaaatatgaggacttaattgtacctaaaaatattacaaggactaaaaaggtataaagtacacaattatatgAATATGTACAATAATTAAACCTTTAATTAAAGGATTATTATATggtacttttatattttaaataaatatataaataaacaaggaCTAATTTGAAAAGCAAATATAACTAATGGGTCGCCGTTGCCTGCTCACGACCTCACTCTTCTCCATGCGAATCCCTTCGCTCGCGCGCCCTCTTCCAATGACTCCTCCATTGGACCTCTCCTTCCACGATCGCCATGGCCGAGGAGGAGGACGAGCTAGTGAAGCCCAAGCCCTCGTTGCCCTACTTCAAGGACGCACCCTGTTCAGGGACGTCCCTCGCTACCCTTGCCGAGGGCTTTGAGGATCTTGCTAGGAAGCTTGAGAGCGGAGATGATGATCTCCGATTAGATGCCTTTTCTTATGCTTGTTCTCTTGTCTCCGTATTGTTTGGATGCCTTGGCATTGCGTTCAAGTTTGCTGAGATTGAGTATGTTTCCAAGGTTGGTTTGAATCCCTTTTGTTCTCCATtgaattttgtcatttttgaaTTTCTTAGATGGGGATTTGGAGCCtaacgtgtgtgtgtgtgtgtgtgtgtgaatgagTGATGAATTCTGATAGTTTTGAATCTAGTGGAGTTTCATGAATCCTTGGTTCTTCGAAAGATGAGAATTTGGCTGGGAGGGATGATGATTTTTATAATGTGAAACTGATGAAGTCTGATAATTTTGAATATCGGGGTTTTGGATGAATCCTTGGTGTTGCGAAAGATGAGAATTTGGAAGTGAGTGATGATGATTTTTTGTGTGTGAATGACGAATTTTGACAATTTTGAATCCTGGGttgtttttataaatcattgtttttgtgaaaaataagaatttgGCATGAATGATGATAATCTTGTATGTATGTTTGTGAGAGCACATGTTTGAAAGTCATAATTAATGATGGAGAAGTAGACAAAGAAAAGGTGAAAAAGGAGCTTCATCTTTAGTTAGTGCTGTGGGttcatttaattattgaaaCGTTTATCATCCTACGCATAATAAGAGCTTATTTACGTCAAATTCTTTTGTGAACAATCTACAAGATTTGATATTTTTGCTTTTCCATTGCAATGAATTTATGTAGGTGGATGAACTTTATGAAGCTTCAAAGACATATGATACTTTAAAGAATGTGTTGGACTATGATGTTGAGCAAGATACTGTTAAAAAGCCAGGTAGCCATTCACGCCATCTGCGTCGAGTGAGATTGGGTCTTGACCTTATCAAAGCTTTATTCAAGCAGTTTTTATTGTCCAAGTAAGTTGAGCATTGTTACACTGATGCTCTCCCTATGTTTATCAGCTTCTTACTGTCTGTTTATCTCTTGGAGATTCCACCAAATCTTGGTTATTAAGATTAAGAGTCATGAAATGGTTTTTTGGTAGGTGAAAgttgatttctttttcctttttcctaaTTAGTTATGTGGTTTTCTAATATGGCTTT contains:
- the LOC120250316 gene encoding ACD11 homolog protein produces the protein MAEEEDELVKPKPSLPYFKDAPCSGTSLATLAEGFEDLARKLESGDDDLRLDAFSYACSLVSVLFGCLGIAFKFAEIEYVSKVDELYEASKTYDTLKNVLDYDVEQDTVKKPGSHSRHLRRVRLGLDLIKALFKQFLLSNDNSLREAASTAYAQTCAPFHPWAVRKAVGAGMYALPTREQLMLNLNETDDSIQKEMTRYIIASSSIIDYIDNLYTSRNISLDW